Proteins encoded within one genomic window of Pongo abelii isolate AG06213 chromosome 18, NHGRI_mPonAbe1-v2.0_pri, whole genome shotgun sequence:
- the LOC112129417 gene encoding large ribosomal subunit protein eL21-like, translating to MMNTKGKRRGTRYMFSRPFRKHGVVPLATYMQIYKKGDIVDIKGMGTVQKGMPHKCYHGKTGRVYNVTQHAVGIVVNKQVKGKILAKRINVRIEHIKHSKSRDSFLKRVKENDQKKKEAKEKGTWVQLKRQPAPPREAHFVRTNGKEPELLEPIPYEFMA from the coding sequence atgatgaacacaaagggaaagaggagaggcaccCGATATATGTTCTCTaggccttttagaaaacatggagttgttcctttggccacatatatgcaaatctataagaaaggtgatattgtagacatcaagggaatgggtactgttcaaaaaggaatgccCCATAAGTGTTACCATGGCAAAACTGGAAGAGTCTACAATGTTACCCAGCATGCTGTTGGCATTGTTGTAAACAAACAAGTTAAGGGCAAGATTCTTGCCAAGAGAATTAATGTGCGTATTGAGCACATTAAGCACTCTAAGAGTCGAGATAGCTTCCTGAAACGcgtgaaggaaaatgatcagaaaaagaaagaagccaaagagaaaggtaccTGGGTTCAACTAAAGCGCCAGCCTGCTCCACCCAGAGAAGCACACTTTGTGAGAACCAATGGgaaggagcctgagctgctggaacctattccctatgaattcatggcataa